A stretch of the Chanos chanos chromosome 1, fChaCha1.1, whole genome shotgun sequence genome encodes the following:
- the gramd4a gene encoding GRAM domain-containing protein 4 has translation MKLCYDLRAGFGIHHAKVKPKVAVLNMLKRLDKIRFRGQKRDEFLDLAESPNASDNECEDMPVKPRPSLKDTEDVRDPAGSGTLNMAAAIQDLRSESERLNEVKGHLEIALLEKHFLQEELRKLREETNVETLKQELEKERGRRMDLEQKMTEVLKARLEDSPPQPPRKQQSPTANSKEKQGETLYFRIHKWLSDRFGVYIEDFRFQPEENTVETEEPLSAKRLTENMRRLKRGARPVTNFLRNLSALSNWHSVYTSAIAFIIYMNAAWHGWAIPMFLFLAILRLSLNYLIARGWRIQWSIVPEVSEPMEPPKEDLTVSEKFQLVLDVAQKAQNLFGKMADVLEKIKNLFMWVQPEITQKLYIALWVAFISSCVLPYKLMGFIIGLYAGIKFFIIDFIFKSCPKLRDKYDTPYIMWNSLPTDPQLKERSNAAVSRRIQPVVSRSSLATVPCGVNREEESGRSHNTKKGAFHEIFSLPESERPLPVCENGWRCCLINRDRKMPTDYIRNGVLYVTENYLCFESSSSRSGSSKKNKVIKLVDITDIQKYKVLSVLPGSGMGISIATPSTQKPLVFGAMIHRDEAFEAIFTQYMKIMTTSGPET, from the exons ATGAAACTTTGCTATGATTTACGTGCTGG gTTTGGCATACACCATGCTAAGGTAAAACCCAAAGTAGCCGTGCTGAACATGCTAAAGCGGTTGGACAAGATTAGATTCCGTGGACAGAAGCGAGATGAATTCTTGGATCTAGCTGAGTCCCCCAATGCGTCTGACAATGAATGTGAGGACATGCCGGTGAAGCCTCGGCCTTCGCTGAAAGACACAGAAGATGTGCGAGACCCT GCTGGATCGGGGACTCTCAACATGGCAGCTGCCATTCAGGACCTGAGGAGTGAATCTGAACGGCTCAACGAGGTCAAGGGCCATCTTGAAATTGCCTTACTGGAGAAGCACTTCCTGC AAGAGGAATTGCGGAAACTGAGAGAAGAAACCAATGTGGAGACGCTGAAGCAagaactggagaaagagagggggagaagaatGGACCTGGAACAAAAAATGACCGAAGTGCTCAAAGCGAG GTTGGAAGATTCTCCTCCCCAACCTCCTCGTAAACAGCAGTCACCCACAGCTAACAGTAAAG AGAAGCAGGGGGAGACCCTTTATTTCCGTATACACAAGTGGCTCTCCGACCGGTTTGGAGTTTATATCGAGGACTTCCGCTTCCAGCCGGAGGAGAACACTGTGGAGACCGAGGAACCATTAAGTGCTAAGAG GTTAACAGAAAACATGAGGCGACTTA AGCGAGGTGCCAGACCTGTTACAAACTTCTTAAGGAATCTGTCTGCCTTATCTAACTGGCACTCGGTGTACACGTCAGCGATAGCCTTCATC ATCTACATGAATGCTGCATGGCATGGCTGGGCCATTcccatgtttctgtttttagcCATTTTGAGGTTATCCTTGAATTACCTCATTGCTAG GGGATGGCGGATTCAATGGAGTATTGTGCCTGAAGTTTCTGAGCCCATG GAACCTCCAAAAGAGGACctgactgtgtctgaaaagTTCCAGTTAGTTCTTGATGTTGCACAAAAAGCACAG AATCTTTTTGGTAAGATGGCTGACGTATTGGAGAAAATCAAGAA cttaTTTATGTGGGTGCAGCCAGAGATCACTCAGAAACTTTACATTGCTCTTTGGGTGGCCTTCATTTCCTCCTGTGTGCTGCCATACAAACTCATGGGCTTCATAATTG GGTTGTATGCTGGCATCAAATTCTTCATCATTGACTTCATCTTTAAAAGCTGTCCAAAGCTGCGGGATAAGTATGACACACCCTACATTATGTGGAACAGTCTGCCCACTGACCCTCAGCTCAAGGAGCGCAGCAATGCCGCTGTGTCACGCCGG ATTCAGCCAGTGGTATCACGGAGTAGCCTAGCAACCGTGCCCTGTGGTGTCAATCGAGAGGAGGAGAGCGGACGTTCTCACAACACCAAGAAAGGAGCTTTTCACGAGATCTTCAGCCTCCCTGAATCTGAACGGCCATTACCTG tgtgtgagaatggaTGGAGATGTTGCTTGATAAACCGAGACAGGAAAATGCCCACAGACTACATTCGCAACGGTGTGCTCTACGTCACAGAAAA TTATTTATGTTTTGAGAGCTCCAGTTCCCGGTCTGGTtcctcaaagaaaaacaaagtcataaaATTGGTTGACATCACAGATATACAGAAG TACAAAGTTCTGTCAGTTCTACCGGGGTCTGGAATGGGAATCTCTATTGCCACACCTTCAACACAAAAG CCCCTTGTCTTTGGTGCCATGATCCACAGGGATGAAGCTTTTGAAGCAATCTTCACACAGTACATGAAGATCATGACCACATCTGGCCCGGAGACCTAG